The window CGGTTCCTAAGATCCAAACGACGATGCTTCCACCTCCTGGGAGTGATCGAGTGCGATGAACCTGCCGCCCTGACGGACCTTGCAAAATACGATTTGGGGCAGTCCAGAACCCTTCGGGATTTCGAGGCTTTCTCCGGCGTTTATATTCGGTCCCAGAACGTGTCAATACGAGCTCAGGAATCTTGGTTCTCGCTCTTGTCGCCGGCCCACTACCTGAACTTTAAATGGGACCGTCTGCGAGACGCTTACGCCTTCGATTATGAAGACGAACGGGTTCCTCCGGTACCTTCAGGCTCCCGGCCTGCAGTCACCCAAACAGTGCGCGCCGGCTTGATGGCTGCATTCGCCGGCCTAGGGGTGCGGTCCCTTCTCGACCTCGCCTGCGGCGGTTCGGATTGGCTTCGGCCGGAAGAGACGCCTCTCGACCACTACATCGGGATCGATTTCATTCCTGAAGCTCTCGGCCCTTTAAAAGAGAAATATTCTGCGAAAGAGGCAATCGAATACCGGTTACAGGATATTCGCCGTTCTCCGCTACCGTCCTGCGACGCGGTTCTGGCCCGCGACTGTTTCACGCATTTTTCTTATCGCGATATCGTCGATTCCTTGCGGAACATAAAGAATAGTGGTGCATGTTACCTTTTCGCCTCTCATTACAAGGGCGTCGAAATGAACCTCGGCACGAAGGCAAAGCAAGGGGCCTGGAACCGGTTGAACCTTACTCTACCGCCCTATTGTTTCCCAGAGCCGCTTCGGATCATCGATGACCTGCCGAAACGGGGAAAATGCCTCGGCGTCTGGCACGTCAACGCCATCCCGGAAATGTCTCCCAACCCGACTCTACGGGTCGTTTCCAACTCAACTGTCTGGACGGTTTACGATAACTTTATTTGCTTCGATGAAACAGAGTATCTCGCATCTTTACGGTTTTCTGACCAGGTATCTACAAGAGAGAAAAATACAGTTATCTCGATAGATATTGACAAATGCAGTGCCAGCTTCGTTTTTCGCGATATTATCGAACGTATAAGAACTGTTTTTGGGCTTCGTTCTCATAAATTAGCTGTGTATTTAATGCGTTTTTGTACCAGAAATTATACTTTTAAAATTCCTAAGACTAGATCTGTTGTCTTAATTCCACTATTACAGAGCAAAAATTTTTTATCATTACAGTCATATATCGATGAAAAACAAGCACATGAAGAGAATTTGATTCTTTATAATGGTTCTGCTGCATTTATGCATTCTGAAAAATGCAGACCAACCGACGTCCCCATTCTGCTAGAGACTACAGGGAGGCCTATAAGCCGGATGGTATGGGATTTCTGTGTCATTGAGGCCGAGTCGAAAATCGTTTCCTATGCTACACAAAAGGTTTTGAAAAAGAAGGCACTGCCGGACTTTGTTCACCGCCTTGTCGCAGGCGGAGACTTTATGCTGTCCCGCGAAATGCCGGGGTTTGTCGACAGTAAGGGTGTAGATTGGCCGACACGTGAGTTGCAGCCGTATCTTTTTGGCGCGGATATCGCCCTGGTCAATCTTGAGTGTGTCATCAGTGGTCAAGGGAACTTCTTCGACAAGGGTGAACGGAGGCCTTACTACTACCGGGCACCTGCCGAAATGATAAATGTTCTCGTGGCCGCCGGGGTTACTGCCACGACAACGGCTAACAATCATGCCATGGATTTCGGGCCGGAAGCCCTGCTCGAGCAGTCCGCGTTGCTCTCCCGGGCTGGTATTGCTGCAGCTGGCGGCGGTGGCAATATTATGGAAGCCTCTCGCCCGGTCTACCTGCGGGCAGGTGACCTGATCGTCGCTGTCATCTCGTTTGCCACAGAGCAGAAAAGGCTGGCAGCTTCCGTTTCCAGCGGCGGAATTTTTTCGGTTCAGGGCAACACGGACGCAATGGACATCTTGGCTCCGGTTATTCGTGAAGCCAAGAGCCATGCGGACCTAGTTGTCGTATCGCCCCACTGGGGCACCAACTGGCGGGAGAAACCGAGCGAAAATATCAGGCGCTTGGCTTGGGGCATTATCGATGCAGGTGCGGATGCCATCCTTGGCCATTCGGCCCACATCCTGCAAGGTGTCGAGGTGTATTCAGGCAGGCCCATTGTCTACGACATGGGCTCACTGTTATTCGACCGCGTTTTCGAAAATCGACTCCGGCTTTCTGCATTGTTCGAACTTTTGTTCAACCAAGAGGGCCTGCATGGTCTCGTCATACGCCCCCTAAGGCTCGAACCGGGAAAGGTGCGCCCAGCGGCCCCTAATGAGCGAGGAGCGATCTTCCGACTCATAGAAGGACTCAGTAAAGAGCTCGGCTCCACTGCCCCTTTCACCCGCACAAGGGACACGTTGAACCTCCGGCTATACCCTGCGGGTGCATCGCCACGTCGGCAGGATCCTTACAAGACATTCGAACGTAATAAAGTCCGTCCCTTACCTCACACCCAAAGGGCACTAGACGACGCCAATATATTTTACACCACCCCCCCGGAGTTCTTGCCAGACAAAGCACTCAATTTCGGTGATGAACTGACAATATTCGGCGCGCGATGTGTGTCACAAGTACGGACAGGTTATGGCTTCCTGGTTGAAGTCTATTTCCGATTACGTGACTCCAAGGGGCGGAACTGGCGTGCAGCTTTATGGGCCAAGGAGAGGGGCACCGGTTCGAACTTCCTGTATCGGCATCCCATTGCCGAAGGAGCTTGGCTACCCGATTCACCACCTGATAATCGTATCGCCTGCGACCGTTTCATTGTTCGCCCGCCCCGTAGTCCGACTCCCGGAATCTATGACCTTTATTGGGCGCTAGTGGATGTGGCAACGAGCAAAATATGGAAGCCAGCCGAAAAGGTTCCATACACCCCTGATAGCCCGGTGCATGTTGGAGTTATCCGCTTCACGGACTCTGCCCCACAAGGGGTCAGAGGACTTGTCGCAGAAAATACGGAATGGTCATTCGCAAAATGGAGTTGAGATTTAGAGGCATAGCAATTTGTAGCGGGCGGTGAGCAAACCTTCGGCATCGTGCGCGTACCATGCCAATGAAATTAACTCATCCCTGCCCACTTCACTCGACCACATTTTTGTTTTCTTCCCAGGAGTATGGCACGCGAGGGGGGGGCATGGCCAAGCACCAGATAATATTTCAGCGGCAACAAATATTCTGCCCCCACGGTGTTCCAATGGCCACACACCGGAACCTTTGGGGGGACAAACGCCCCTGGGTTGCCGACATGACGAGCATTACATCGGCATGGGCCGCGTTCCGGCCAGGGTGACGAGGTAGTGGCCTTTGCGGTCGCGGTTGTTGTAGCGGAAGATGGTTTCCACTAGGTTGGCGTGCAGATGTCCGTATTTTTCGGCATACTGACGGCTGATCCAGCGGTAATAGATTTCCAGTCTTTTTCTTACATGAAAGAATAATCCAAATGCTGTAAAAAACACCCCCCAGAGGCATGAAAAGTGTTCACCCTCCACAATTCATTCGGCTCCCCCCTGTTCTCCATGAGCCGGGCGTTGTCCGCGCCCGTTCCCAAGGGCACCCCCCTGAAGCTGCTGTTGCGCGGGCAGATTGTCGGCATCGTGCTGATGCTTTTCGCTTTGTCTTTGGTTTCGGTCCTGGGCATGGTGGCGGTGTTCTATCCCTCCGTTTCCGAAGGCAGCATCGCGGCGGCGGAAACGGCCCGCAACATCGGCTTTGGCGCGGGCGTGTTCGGTTTGAGTCTTGTGTTCCTGACGGTGTTTCATCGTCAGTACGCGCCATACACCGCACCGGTGTACGCCCTGGCCGGCGGAGTGTTCATGTCCGGCCTGTCCATGGGCTTCGAGGCTCGTTTTCCCGGCATAGCTGTCCAGTCGATTTTCCTGACCTTGGCCATTTTCTGCTCCATGCTCTTCCTCTACTCCACCAGGATCATCAAGGTCACCCGCCAACTGATGACGTTCATCTTCACGGCCACGGCAGCCATTGCCCTGACTTATCTGGCCGGGTTCCTGCTGCTCCTGCTGGGCATGCCCATCCCGTTCCTGCACGCCGCCGGGACCGGCGGAATCTTGTGGTTCGGCTTCATCGTGACCATCGCGGCCATGAACCTGCTGGTGGATTTCCAGCGCATTGAAAAGCTGGAAAGCCGCCAACACCCCGCATACATGCCCTGGTTCGTGGGCCTGGGCTTGATGGTCAGCCTGGTCTGGTTGTACATCTCTGTGCTCCGACTTCTGGCTCGGGTTCGCAGATAGAAAAGACCACTCGGGCAACACTTTCAAAACTTCTTCAATCCATGCTCCTCTGCATCCCAGTGCGACAGCATCTTCGCGAAAAACGAGGCCACGTGCTGGATGGTGTCGATGCGGAACCACTGCCGGGTGTACTTGAAGCGGATCCCGCCCAGGGCCAGGTCAGGCCGGGGCGCGAAATAGAGCGAGTCCTCGGTGTTCACTAGGTGCTGCAGAGCCCAGGCAGCCAGGCGCAGGGCCGGCCAGAGTTCAGCCGCGATGGCCCGATCGCCCATTTTCACAGCCAGCTCATAGGCCCCCAGCAGCCCCTCGCAGCGGGCCCCGTCCGCATAGGGATAATCCCCGAAATTGTAGTAGAACGCCCCGGCATAGTCCGGGCAGGGCGCGTCCGTGACTGTGTACATCAGCTGGACCATCTTCCGGGCGTCGGCAACGACGAAGTCGGCGTATGACGGATCGCGCATCTCCGGAAAGTCCCAGAGTTCCTTGATGCCCATCATCAGCCAGGAGTCTGAGGGCAGGGCCGTGTACTCCGAGGCCCGGGTTTTGGGCCGGACCTTCAGCAGAAAGTCCAGGGCCTTGCGCAGCCTTTCAAAAATCAACTCCCTGTCCCCGGGTGCGGCCAGATGCAGGTACCTGGCCAGTCCGCAGACCGCCTCTCCGGGGTAATAGAAGGAAAAATACTTCTGGTTATCCTCCTCGGTGACCGGCTTGTCCAGGTAGATATTGTAGTAAATGAATTCCCCGCCGGCAGTGACCTGGTTGACCAGATGCCAGGCCAGCCTGTCCGCCCAGGTCTGGTAGCGGTCATCGCCTGTCAAAAGCTGGTATTCGGCCAGCATGTAGAGGGCAATGGCCGATCCGCCCAGCTTGCCCTTTTTCTCGCTGTAGACAAAGCCGCCCTCTCGGCCCTGGTAGTCCTGGAGCCGGGTCTGTTCCAGGAGATACTCCACGGCCCGCCTGACATTTTCCAGGGTCTGGCCGGTGCGCGTGTATTTTTCGTAAAACAGGCAAGTCAGTGCCCCGCCGCAGTGGCGCAGGATGTTGTAGTAGGGGTTCTTCCGGGGGTCCCGGTGCGGGTGCTCATGGTCCCAGCGAGAGTCCTGGGCCGCGTCGTAGTAATAGAGATACTTGCCGCCCTGCTCCTGGGTCAGCTGGATGTGCGCGATGGCCAGATTCACGGCGTCCACCAGCTTGACCCTTGTCAGTTCACCCACCACGGGGTGGCCGCGGTACAGGCGCAGCCAGGAGCCTTCCCCGGACTTGACACTGGAAATAAAGCTGAGGGACCGGAATCGCCGGAACACGGACTTGCGTACATACTCTTCACCGTGCACCCGGTGCAGGTAGGCCCGCAGCTGGCCCATGCTCATGATCGAGCGGACATAGGCGTCGCCCGGCAAAAAAAGATGCAGCTTGCCGTCCGGCCCAAGATACTCCAGCCCGTCCACGCCGATCTCGAAGTGAAGCTCATGGCCGTGACGCATGCGCAGCTGATAGAAATCCACCCGCACCGGCGAATCCACGACAAAGTCCATCTGCAACCGAAACGGCCTTGTTGTCAGCTCCTGCCGGCGGGGGTGCCGCAGCAGGCGCTGGAACACGAAGGAAAAGGCTTTCTTCGCCGCCTCCCCGCCCCGGCTGACCAGGATCCGGCGCTTCCCAGGGGCATAGAGGATCAGGGTCAGGCGGACATACTCCTGGGGAAAGCTTGTCCTGCCAAAGAGTTGCTGGATGGCGTTGCCGATGCAGGCCCCGCTGCGAATGCCCGAGACCAGGGCCTGCAAGAAGACTTCGTCGGCTTTTGTGGCAACATGGGCCGGTAAATGCTTTTCAGGGGCATCGAATGGGGCTTGGCGCCTGCCGGGCTCTTGGATCATGCCGGGGTTCCTTGACGAAAAAAGGGCTTTATGAACTGGCAAACCACCTTGGTAAGGGCCAAGTGCGGCCTTTCAGGCTTCCCGGCCAGGAATTCCAGATCCAGGACCTGGGCATGCGCTCTACCCTGCAGCCGCCGACGCCACAATGGCGCCGTACCGGCTGCTACGCCCATGAACACCTTGCAGTCAGGGGATGCAAGGCGCAGCAATGGGATCACCCAGGCCTCATCCTCCAGGGTGCGGGCCACGCCCACCCAGACGTCCGGCTGCAGCAGACCCAGGGACAAGGCATCCAGGCCAGGGCAATACAACCCCAGATCAGCGTCTCTCGGGGTCCGGGCCAGGGCCAGTGCCGTGGCCAGAGACCGGCTGGCGGACCCATCGAGTGGAAGCCCGTGGTCCGAGAAAACATGCAGATCCTGCTGCAGCATCGCTGTACAAACCCGTGCCAGGTCTTGGCCGAGGCTTTCTTCCCCGGCCAGGGCAAAAACCACGACCAGGCCCTGAAACCTCTGCCGCGCTGTCCGGGCCAGCCGCTCCAGCCCCAGGACCGGATCATCGCAGACCAGGACAGGCCGCCACCTGGGCAGGTCCACTGGGACCAGGGGCGCAACCACCGCCCGTGACCCATTGGCAAATGCCTCCAGCACGGCCCGCTCCGGCTGCCTGGAAAGCACCTGCTCCTCCGAACCGCCCAGGATTACAGCCAGTCCGTCAGGTGTCGGGGTGCCGGACCCCAGGCCCAGGTCGTCAATGCCCCAACCCCGTGGCGGACCGTTCACCCAGCTACCGCCAAAACACTCTGCCAGCTCCGTTGCGGTCCACAAGACGCTCTTTTCAGGAACCTCGCGAAGTGCAGGTACTGACACCCGATCCAGCATGCGCATCCGCAGGGATGCATCCATGCTCAGCAGGATAGCAAGATCTTCCGGCTGTGAACGCAGCAGCAAGCTCTCCCAGGCAGTTTCCAGCTCGGCAAACATTGTGACACGCTCAGTCGGCACTCCCGCACTCAGCAGCCTCCTGGCCATCTGCTCCCCTGTCGATCCGGCGCAATGCCAGAAGGGACTCAGTTCCTCCAGCAAATGGATTTGCCGATCATCCAGCGGATCAATGCCGCTGGCGTGCTCCACTGCCAAGCCGACGACCCTGTCCTGGCCAACCAGGCCCCAGGTGCGCAGCCGCTGCAGGGCAACCAGGTCACGAGGATCGCAGGCGGCCAGAGCAGGTTTGGCTGTCGTGCGCAGCACAAGTGTCGATATCTGTCCCGGTTGCCCCACCGGGTGCTTCAAGGCCGCCGACAGGATCGCGGAAAGGTGTTCTCCGGAAACACCCAGGCCGATCAAGGCCGCGCAGGCAAACAGGGCCGGCCTGGGATCAGGCCCACCAGTCCCGGGCCGCTCAAAATCCTGGTTGGGCAATGTGGCCAGAACCGCACGCCGCGCACCTTGCTTGTGCATGATCCATGCGGTCCCTTCCTGGCCGGACTCCGGGATCACGGCCCAGCCTCCGGCTTGAAGGTGGGCATGCAGCGGGCCCGGGTCGGTCCCTGGTGCTTCCAGCCAGACATACCCGACCTGCCCTGGTGGAACGTGCTGTACGGCCCGGCGCAGTCCGGCCTGGATGCCGTCAATGACCACTGCTGCACAGGCTGTGTCCACGGCTAGGTGATGCACTCGCTCAAGTACGTCCCCTGGCTGTGTCTTTCGAACAGCGGGTTCAATACCATCCTGCTCGTCCACGAGCACGGTCACGGCCACGCGGTCCACGGGAAGCCCGAATTCGGCCACGATGTTCGGCGTGATCTCAAAGACCGCGGCGCTCACATTGCGATCGGCCAGCAGCGCGATGATCGGGGCGTGGACCTGGTCTTGGTCGTCCAGATCACTGAGCAGGTCCTGGCCTTGAGGCGTACCCACCTGATGGCCCAGGAGGGACAGGAGGTTGGCGATCCAGGCCGAGCAGTCGCCCTTTGGCCCCGCGCCGGTGACCATGATTACCGGGATCCGGCTTGGCGCATGGGCCGGAAGGCAGGCCCGGATCAGCCGCCGGTTGATCCGGGGCCGCGCCCCCTGGAGCGGATAGACATGGATGTCCATGGCCGGCCCGGCATTGACCTCCACGATCGCGGCCCCATTGTCTTTCCACGAACAGGAAATGTCCGGGGAATTGAAGTCAATCCCGGCCAGATCCAGACGACAGGCCCGGGCCGCTGTCTCGGCCAGGGCCCTGTTGTCCGGATGAACCAATGGGGTGACATCCTCGGAGAGCGACTCACCGGTTGCGCTGTAACGGATCAACACCCTCCGGCCCGTTTCGGGCACGGCATCCAGGGCCACCCCCTGGTCCGCCAGAACCCGCTGCACCTCCTCGTCAACAGTGATCGGCACGACCCCCAGCATCCAGCCATGACGGCGGTCCCTGGCATTGGTCATGGATATCAGCTCGCGCACCGAGCGCACCCCGTCCCCGACCACCTGGGGCGGCACGCGCAGGGCCGCGGCCGCAAACACTCCCTTGATCACCAGCAACCGGTAATCCCGGCCCAGGAGAAACTGCTCCACAAGCACCCGATGCCGGTCCCGTCCCACGAGCTTCAATGCCGCCCGGACCTGGCCCGCGCCGCGCAAGGCCACCAGCACGTCCTTGCCCTTTCTGCCCCGCACCGGTTTGAGCACCACGGGATAGCCGATCTCCTCGGCCGCCCGGACCACGTTCTCCTCGCCGGCTGCCGTCAGCTGCATGGCCGTGGGCAGGCCATGGGCGGCCAGACAACGGCCAGCATAGACCTTGTTGCCGGCCAGTTCCCGGCCCAGGTGCGACGTCGAACTGATGAAACCCGGCCCGATCAGGACGCCGCGGCGCCCCTGGCCGATCTGCTGGCTCCATTCAACGGACTCCACACCGGGCTGGATGAAAACGCCCAGGGCCTGCGCGGTGCGCTGCCGGTCAAAGGCATGGACGTGGTTGATGCGCGGGGTCAGGTCGGCCTCAAAGCGCTTAAAGACGTCCTTGACGCGTACTGCCCTGCCCTGGCCCAGGACGGACCGGGTCAGAATCAGGGCGCAAACGGCCACGGCGTTGAAAACCAGGGGACGGCCGACCTCAAAGGCCACCTCGGCCCTGTATTCACCGGACTCCCGGACCATGCCCCACTCTACTGGATAGACAAAGGCTTGCTGAGCCAGCAGGGCGAAGCGCAGAAACGTTTCAGCCGGAGTGGTCGCAACAGGCACGGCTAAAGAAGCCTGCAAGGCAGCTGCCTCCTCCAGGCATGCCGTGACCCGGGCCGCCAGTGCATTATTCAGCGGAGCATGCAGGGAGATTTCGGCTTCCAGGCTGACCCATCCGCAGGGCCGCAAGGTCATGATGCTCGGGCCTGGATAATATGTCTTGCGCAGGATGTTCATGCCGGAAGATTTCCTGAAGTGGGTATGTCCTGGCTTTTGAGTGCAGCTGCCAGACCTGGAGAAAGTGGATGGTAATACCATTCCAAGGCCTCCGGCCGAAATGGCGACACCGGGACGATCAACGGTTGCAGGCCGAACTCGGATTCGATCTCCTCCAGTGCCGGCAGGACGATGGACTCGGTAAACCGCTTCTCCCCGGGACACGCGGTGCTCAGGATAAAATTCTCCATGAGGATCACATGCTGCATGGCAAACATGAGGTAGAGCTTATAATTGGATCTGGCCTTGTTTTGCATGCGGCCTCGAAAGATGGACCTGAAAAATAGGGAGATATCCCGCAACAGCAGATCCGGCAAGAAACAATGCATGGTTGCATTGTGTATGCGGCCCAGGGTGGCACGGCCCGGCTCCCCCCCATGGCCGGAATTCAGCCTGATGGCGCCGATGGAAGTACGTTCGTCGAAACAGACATTACGCAGGTGGTGCTGGCAAACCATGAGTGTGTCTTGCGACCAGGTTGCAACGCGCAGATCCAGCAGCGAGCGCTTGAAGCTGTTGGAGAAGGAAAAACCGTCTTCCTGGTATTGCAGGATATCCCCAGCCATGTCCGCATCCGCGAACAGGGCGGTCTTATCCCCAAGCCAGTCCCGCAGTAAGGCTCGGCACGCGGGTTTGTTCCGCCACATGCTCGGCCTGATGGTCAGCAAAAACCAGAGTGTTTCGAAATTCAGCGTCGCGATCTGCCGGGTCAGGACGGCATACGGGGCGCGGGCCGCGGCATTGGGTAGCAGGGAGTACAAGTCCACCCGCTCC of the Desulfonatronum thioautotrophicum genome contains:
- a CDS encoding GlcNAc-transferase family protein; this translates as MAQSASIFVLIASFRDPECAKTLTDMYEQAADPERVFAGICWQYDPEDPFDCMEPGLVWTQNVRVDRVPFTESEGVCWARSRAQALFRDEEYVLVIDSHMRFEPKWDQRLVAELKACPAKKSILSCYPPSFTLPLKKKYPPAIVNCAEMRPLRWPPPDERYPKGSIRGQLDFLALRRTYDTPIRGAFIAAGYSFMPADVLRNIPFDPFIDWEEEEISYSIRLWTHGWNIYAPREHLVHHLYARDRDDKGSHYFRSHISKERLVERFLRSKRRCFHLLGVIECDEPAALTDLAKYDLGQSRTLRDFEAFSGVYIRSQNVSIRAQESWFSLLSPAHYLNFKWDRLRDAYAFDYEDERVPPVPSGSRPAVTQTVRAGLMAAFAGLGVRSLLDLACGGSDWLRPEETPLDHYIGIDFIPEALGPLKEKYSAKEAIEYRLQDIRRSPLPSCDAVLARDCFTHFSYRDIVDSLRNIKNSGACYLFASHYKGVEMNLGTKAKQGAWNRLNLTLPPYCFPEPLRIIDDLPKRGKCLGVWHVNAIPEMSPNPTLRVVSNSTVWTVYDNFICFDETEYLASLRFSDQVSTREKNTVISIDIDKCSASFVFRDIIERIRTVFGLRSHKLAVYLMRFCTRNYTFKIPKTRSVVLIPLLQSKNFLSLQSYIDEKQAHEENLILYNGSAAFMHSEKCRPTDVPILLETTGRPISRMVWDFCVIEAESKIVSYATQKVLKKKALPDFVHRLVAGGDFMLSREMPGFVDSKGVDWPTRELQPYLFGADIALVNLECVISGQGNFFDKGERRPYYYRAPAEMINVLVAAGVTATTTANNHAMDFGPEALLEQSALLSRAGIAAAGGGGNIMEASRPVYLRAGDLIVAVISFATEQKRLAASVSSGGIFSVQGNTDAMDILAPVIREAKSHADLVVVSPHWGTNWREKPSENIRRLAWGIIDAGADAILGHSAHILQGVEVYSGRPIVYDMGSLLFDRVFENRLRLSALFELLFNQEGLHGLVIRPLRLEPGKVRPAAPNERGAIFRLIEGLSKELGSTAPFTRTRDTLNLRLYPAGASPRRQDPYKTFERNKVRPLPHTQRALDDANIFYTTPPEFLPDKALNFGDELTIFGARCVSQVRTGYGFLVEVYFRLRDSKGRNWRAALWAKERGTGSNFLYRHPIAEGAWLPDSPPDNRIACDRFIVRPPRSPTPGIYDLYWALVDVATSKIWKPAEKVPYTPDSPVHVGVIRFTDSAPQGVRGLVAENTEWSFAKWS
- a CDS encoding Bax inhibitor-1/YccA family protein translates to MFTLHNSFGSPLFSMSRALSAPVPKGTPLKLLLRGQIVGIVLMLFALSLVSVLGMVAVFYPSVSEGSIAAAETARNIGFGAGVFGLSLVFLTVFHRQYAPYTAPVYALAGGVFMSGLSMGFEARFPGIAVQSIFLTLAIFCSMLFLYSTRIIKVTRQLMTFIFTATAAIALTYLAGFLLLLLGMPIPFLHAAGTGGILWFGFIVTIAAMNLLVDFQRIEKLESRQHPAYMPWFVGLGLMVSLVWLYISVLRLLARVRR